In Psychrobacter sp. JCM 18902, a single window of DNA contains:
- a CDS encoding type II toxin-antitoxin system HipA family toxin yields the protein MYQPISVVNIYYQGFKDKRLIGKLTMDGRRPTFGYDAAWLADGLELSPIEMPLRSAPYYGAHASSHYLCGLLSDSLPDGWGMLLMDRFFRKTMPHAAPINVLDRLAYIGNSAMGALSFEPQQDLLDADIDITDFTLAKLAAANQSILSGQDSDILAELIVIGGSPQGARPKALILYDEATEFIATDLTSEQPSATPWLIKFPAQSEHKSVCLLESLYADRAKQAGLNMPAHHYFDIGEKHAAFGVARFDRIGNQRVHTHTLAGLLDIDFRIPSLDYLQYLRCVRMLTQSQVAVESAFKHTVFNVIFNNKDDHSKNFSFMMDKAGRWSLSPVYDLAYNSGMNGYHQMDIAGEAQHPTLSYLLKLAKLADIKQNKAQAIIDQVASVAEDFLTVIRDHNIEKELSNQVIRDIKANINRMANQ from the coding sequence ATGTATCAACCGATATCAGTTGTCAATATTTACTACCAAGGATTTAAAGACAAACGCCTTATCGGTAAATTAACGATGGATGGACGACGCCCTACCTTTGGCTATGATGCGGCGTGGCTGGCTGATGGACTGGAGCTGTCACCAATTGAGATGCCCTTACGATCAGCGCCCTATTATGGTGCTCATGCGTCCAGTCATTACCTATGCGGATTATTGTCAGACAGCTTACCTGATGGTTGGGGAATGCTGCTAATGGATAGGTTCTTTCGAAAAACAATGCCTCATGCTGCGCCAATCAATGTCTTAGATCGCCTCGCTTATATTGGTAATTCAGCAATGGGAGCGCTTAGTTTTGAGCCGCAACAAGATCTATTAGACGCTGATATCGACATCACTGATTTTACTTTAGCCAAACTGGCCGCTGCCAATCAATCGATTTTATCTGGACAAGATAGTGACATATTGGCTGAGCTCATCGTCATCGGTGGCTCACCACAAGGTGCAAGACCAAAAGCACTTATCCTATATGATGAAGCAACCGAGTTTATTGCTACTGATTTAACCAGCGAACAGCCATCCGCAACGCCGTGGCTGATCAAGTTCCCTGCCCAATCTGAGCATAAAAGCGTTTGTCTCTTAGAATCACTTTATGCTGATAGGGCTAAGCAAGCAGGCCTAAACATGCCTGCGCATCATTATTTTGATATCGGTGAAAAACATGCTGCTTTTGGGGTTGCGCGTTTTGACCGCATCGGCAATCAACGCGTTCATACTCATACGCTAGCAGGTTTATTAGACATTGATTTTCGCATCCCATCACTAGATTATCTGCAGTATTTACGCTGCGTGCGTATGTTGACCCAATCACAAGTTGCTGTAGAATCAGCTTTTAAACATACAGTATTTAACGTCATCTTTAACAATAAAGACGACCATAGCAAGAACTTCTCTTTTATGATGGACAAGGCTGGCAGGTGGTCGTTATCGCCCGTTTATGATCTCGCTTATAACTCAGGTATGAATGGTTATCATCAGATGGACATAGCAGGTGAAGCTCAGCATCCTACCCTTTCATACTTATTAAAGTTGGCTAAACTTGCTGATATTAAGCAAAATAAAGCACAAGCTATTATTGATCAGGTAGCATCAGTTGCTGAAGATTTTTTGACTGTTATTAGAGACCACAACATCGAGAAAGAATTATCAAATCAGGTCATTCGTGATATAAAAGCCAATATCAATCGGATGGCAAATCAATAG
- a CDS encoding NAD(P)/FAD-dependent oxidoreductase: protein MIRLTEIKLPLNHAPEDLTTAITTKLKISAEQMASFVMFKRGYDARNKRNIQLIYTLDITLTDLDLTNDLLVQFESDNHVKATPDTSYKYVGTAPKYLTERPVVIGFGPCGLLAALTLAQMGFKPIIIERGNEVRQRTKDTFGFWRQRKLNTESNVQFGEGGAGTFSDGKLYSQVKDPNHYGRKVMTEFVKAGAPEEILFVSKPHIGTYKLVTMVEKMRAEIIALGGEVRFATRVDDLHITDSKVTGVTLNTGEILKTNHVVLAVGHSARDTFQMIHDKGVYIEAKPFSIGFRIEHKQSTIDQARFGDNAGNEILGAADYKLVHHCKNGRSVYSFCMCPGGTVVAAASEEGRVVTNGMSQYSRNERNANSAIVVGIDPERDYPNHPLAGIELQRQLETLAFELGGKDYSAPAQTIGDFLKGKPDSELGDVKPSYTPGITLTDLSKALPDFAVDSIREAIPAFNKKIQGFSSDDGLLTGVETRTSSPISIKRNKEFQSINTEGLFPAGEGAGYAGGILSAGIDGIKVAEAVAKSMLNIE from the coding sequence ATGATACGTTTAACTGAAATTAAATTGCCATTAAATCATGCACCTGAAGATCTAACGACGGCTATAACGACAAAACTTAAAATTTCTGCTGAGCAAATGGCGTCATTTGTGATGTTTAAACGCGGTTATGATGCTCGTAATAAAAGAAATATCCAATTAATTTATACGCTAGACATCACACTGACCGACTTAGATTTAACCAATGATTTACTGGTTCAATTTGAGTCAGACAACCATGTTAAAGCAACACCTGATACCAGCTACAAATATGTAGGTACAGCGCCAAAATATTTAACTGAACGTCCTGTTGTTATTGGTTTTGGACCTTGCGGTTTATTAGCAGCACTTACCCTTGCTCAAATGGGTTTTAAACCCATTATCATTGAACGTGGTAATGAAGTCAGACAACGCACCAAAGACACTTTTGGCTTTTGGCGTCAGCGTAAATTAAACACAGAATCTAACGTACAATTCGGTGAAGGCGGAGCAGGTACTTTCTCTGACGGTAAATTATATAGCCAAGTGAAAGATCCCAATCATTATGGCCGTAAAGTTATGACTGAATTTGTAAAAGCTGGTGCACCAGAGGAAATTTTATTTGTCAGTAAGCCGCACATAGGTACTTATAAGTTAGTCACTATGGTAGAAAAAATGCGTGCCGAGATCATAGCACTCGGTGGGGAAGTCCGTTTTGCTACTCGCGTAGACGACTTGCACATCACTGACTCAAAAGTAACTGGCGTGACACTTAATACTGGCGAAATATTAAAAACTAACCATGTTGTTCTTGCTGTTGGTCATAGCGCCCGCGATACCTTTCAAATGATCCATGATAAAGGCGTGTATATTGAAGCAAAACCTTTCTCGATTGGCTTTAGGATTGAACATAAACAGTCAACCATAGACCAAGCACGCTTTGGTGACAATGCTGGAAACGAGATACTTGGCGCTGCGGATTACAAACTGGTTCATCATTGTAAAAATGGTCGTTCTGTTTATAGCTTTTGTATGTGTCCAGGTGGAACCGTGGTTGCCGCAGCATCAGAAGAAGGCCGTGTTGTCACTAACGGCATGAGCCAATATTCAAGAAATGAGCGTAACGCCAACAGTGCTATTGTGGTAGGCATCGACCCAGAGCGAGATTACCCAAACCATCCTCTTGCTGGTATCGAATTACAAAGACAACTAGAAACTTTAGCGTTTGAATTAGGCGGCAAAGACTACAGTGCACCAGCGCAAACCATTGGTGATTTCTTAAAAGGCAAACCAGACTCAGAGTTAGGCGATGTAAAACCCTCGTACACACCGGGCATTACTTTAACTGACTTAAGCAAAGCGTTACCTGACTTTGCCGTGGATTCCATACGTGAAGCCATTCCAGCGTTTAATAAAAAAATCCAAGGATTTTCATCTGATGATGGGTTACTCACTGGCGTAGAAACCAGAACATCGTCACCCATTAGCATTAAACGTAATAAAGAATTCCAAAGCATTAACACTGAAGGCTTATTCCCTGCAGGCGAAGGCGCTGGCTACGCAGGTGGCATATTGTCAGCAGGGATTGATGGTATTAAAGTGGCAGAAGCCGTGGCAAAATCGATGTTGAACATAGAGTAA
- a CDS encoding ShlB/FhaC/HecB family hemolysin secretion/activation protein, whose product MYTNILRKDIAGHTLSLLTVSIISICMGVNANAITPEQYQEQRSEALKQQQLVKPNVNINTDTYQQAPSTSIAPTSSQSADAASTPCFDIDHIYLTGELSEKFTFALMPYTKGKSSLLGSCLSVNDINQLVTNVQNRIIEKGYVTTRVLVQNQNLKFGDLTLTLIPGRIDQITAVDVQASRPVYIDNSGNPANFAPAMPMQSGDLLNVRDIEQSLENFKRVPTADTDFSIAPSNRMSEPGYSDIQVKWQQDKRWRLSASVDDSGQESTAVYQGNVTLSLDNPTWHNDLLYLSYNHKPQC is encoded by the coding sequence ATGTATACAAATATTTTGAGAAAAGATATAGCTGGCCACACTTTAAGCCTTTTAACGGTCAGTATTATCAGCATTTGTATGGGTGTCAATGCCAATGCGATTACGCCTGAACAGTACCAAGAGCAGCGTAGTGAAGCCTTAAAACAGCAACAATTGGTTAAGCCCAATGTCAATATAAATACCGATACGTATCAACAAGCACCTTCCACTTCTATAGCACCAACCAGTTCTCAGAGCGCTGATGCCGCTTCAACCCCTTGTTTCGATATCGACCATATTTACCTAACAGGTGAGCTGAGCGAAAAATTTACTTTCGCACTCATGCCTTATACCAAAGGCAAATCATCCCTACTGGGTAGCTGTCTATCAGTCAATGATATCAACCAGCTGGTCACCAATGTACAGAACCGGATTATCGAAAAAGGTTACGTCACCACGCGCGTTTTGGTACAAAACCAAAACCTCAAATTTGGTGACTTGACGCTTACCCTCATTCCCGGTCGTATTGATCAAATCACCGCTGTCGATGTTCAAGCCAGTCGTCCTGTTTATATTGATAATAGCGGCAACCCCGCCAACTTTGCCCCTGCCATGCCAATGCAGTCTGGTGATTTGCTTAATGTCCGTGATATCGAGCAGTCACTAGAAAACTTTAAGCGCGTACCAACCGCTGACACAGATTTCTCTATTGCACCTAGCAATCGAATGAGCGAGCCTGGTTACAGTGATATCCAAGTCAAATGGCAGCAAGACAAGCGCTGGCGTCTGTCTGCCTCTGTTGATGACTCAGGGCAGGAAAGTACAGCTGTCTATCAAGGTAATGTCACGCTATCACTAGACAATCCAACCTGGCACAACGATTTGTTATACCTATCTTATAACCACAAACCCCAATGTTAA
- a CDS encoding TauD/TfdA dioxygenase family protein: MMKNITHPTGLFDNSARDYKHITAVPLAAAMGAEIQGVDLSNLTDEAFAEIEAALYRHKLIFFRDQTLSFTDHENVTLRFGEFGTDAYTKGVVGHENIQPVIKEATVETKMVFGSGWHTDSAFLDRPPAIAINYGKDMPPYGGDTLFANSVLAYNSLSPAMKKMIDPLKVWMSAKHVVASMQAERKSKKASELGSLELDVDTQKMIEGTYHPLVRTHPVSGEKSLYVDKTYACGIEGMTEEESRPLLDFLSGFATQESFVCRLKWYNNTVIMWDNRICLHQAFNDYDGHRREMYRAVVMGEKPQ; encoded by the coding sequence ATGATGAAAAACATCACACACCCAACGGGTCTCTTTGATAACAGTGCAAGAGACTACAAGCATATTACGGCAGTTCCTTTGGCAGCTGCGATGGGGGCGGAAATACAAGGTGTCGATTTAAGCAATCTAACAGATGAGGCTTTTGCCGAAATTGAAGCAGCGCTGTATCGACACAAGCTGATTTTTTTTAGAGATCAAACGCTCTCTTTTACAGATCATGAGAATGTAACCCTGAGGTTTGGTGAGTTTGGTACAGATGCTTATACCAAAGGGGTAGTTGGTCACGAGAACATTCAACCGGTCATCAAAGAGGCCACAGTTGAGACCAAAATGGTGTTCGGTAGTGGTTGGCACACAGACTCTGCTTTTTTAGACCGTCCACCTGCCATTGCCATCAACTATGGTAAAGACATGCCTCCTTATGGCGGCGATACACTATTTGCGAACTCTGTATTGGCGTATAACAGTTTAAGCCCCGCCATGAAAAAAATGATAGACCCACTCAAAGTATGGATGAGTGCCAAACATGTGGTTGCCTCTATGCAGGCTGAGCGAAAATCAAAAAAAGCGAGTGAGCTCGGTAGCCTTGAGCTGGATGTAGATACCCAAAAGATGATAGAAGGTACCTATCACCCATTGGTCAGAACCCATCCAGTCTCAGGAGAAAAATCGCTATATGTCGATAAAACCTATGCTTGTGGCATAGAGGGCATGACAGAAGAAGAGTCACGGCCTTTGTTGGATTTTTTATCTGGTTTTGCCACGCAAGAGTCTTTTGTCTGCCGATTAAAATGGTATAACAATACGGTGATAATGTGGGACAACAGAATCTGTCTGCATCAAGCATTTAATGATTATGATGGTCACAGAAGAGAGATGTATCGTGCTGTCGTCATGGGCGAAAAACCACAATAA
- a CDS encoding TRAP transporter substrate-binding protein yields MTKMLPISLALTAMIGFTGCSPSNDSATANAAETTTLRFSHFWPATAATHTEIFEPWAKKIEQESGGRIKVELYPSATLSKPDATYDATAKGTVDIGSQLQGYTNGRFPLTQVAELPGLSNSATQMNCMLQTLYDDGMIADEYKDTHLLFMMGTGPGGMHTIDKAIRTPDDLKGLRMRRPSAIAGDIIEAAGGTPVGLPATDIYTSLQRGVLDGLSLPWDATGSFRLIELTNTHTNIPFYSSAIMVTMNKDKYNSLPDDLKKVIDDNSGMQMAAAAGKVFDAEDAKYMAEAKAKGDTMIDIPDPLNDPKWKGPLEAGTQKYLKDVTTLNLDAQTVYQKAKEASAACQS; encoded by the coding sequence ATGACAAAGATGCTCCCAATCAGTTTGGCACTGACCGCAATGATTGGTTTCACTGGCTGCTCGCCATCAAACGACTCGGCAACAGCAAATGCTGCTGAAACGACCACTTTGCGTTTCTCGCATTTTTGGCCAGCCACAGCAGCGACCCATACAGAAATCTTTGAACCTTGGGCCAAAAAGATTGAGCAAGAATCAGGCGGTCGGATCAAAGTTGAGCTTTATCCTTCAGCAACACTGAGTAAACCTGATGCCACCTATGATGCCACTGCCAAAGGCACTGTTGATATAGGCTCCCAGCTTCAAGGCTATACCAATGGACGCTTTCCATTGACCCAAGTGGCAGAACTACCAGGGCTTTCTAACTCAGCAACCCAAATGAACTGTATGCTCCAAACTTTATATGACGATGGAATGATAGCGGATGAGTATAAGGACACCCATCTATTGTTTATGATGGGTACAGGCCCAGGCGGCATGCACACCATTGATAAAGCCATTCGCACGCCAGATGATTTAAAAGGCTTGCGTATGCGTCGTCCCTCTGCCATTGCAGGCGATATTATTGAAGCGGCAGGCGGCACGCCAGTAGGCTTACCTGCGACGGATATTTATACATCATTGCAACGCGGTGTGTTAGATGGATTAAGTCTGCCGTGGGATGCAACAGGGTCTTTTAGACTGATAGAGCTAACCAACACTCACACTAATATCCCTTTCTATAGTTCCGCTATTATGGTGACGATGAATAAAGACAAATATAACAGCCTACCGGACGACCTCAAAAAAGTCATTGATGACAACTCAGGCATGCAAATGGCAGCAGCGGCAGGCAAAGTATTTGATGCAGAAGATGCAAAATATATGGCAGAAGCCAAAGCTAAGGGTGACACGATGATAGACATTCCAGACCCATTAAACGATCCAAAATGGAAAGGTCCGTTAGAAGCGGGTACTCAAAAGTACCTAAAAGATGTCACAACGCTGAATTTAGACGCACAAACAGTGTATCAAAAAGCCAAAGAAGCCAGTGCTGCTTGTCAGTCTTAA
- a CDS encoding NAD(P)-dependent alcohol dehydrogenase — protein MTQTTHTSYTAAVIRQKGGPFQIEQVKTATIQDDEVLVRVVATGMCHTDMIARDQVFPVPHPIVLGHEGSGVVESIGSKVTDIAIGDHVVMTFLNCNKCNSCHEGHPAYCENFNQYNFSGQRVDGSHALIASNDTELNDRFFGQSSFGQYAVANARNVIKVRKDAPLELLGPLGCGIQTGAGTVMNALKVTAGSSFVAWGGGAVGLSAVMAAAAIGATTIVAVDIVPSRLELALKLGATHVINSKEEDAVARVQEITGGGTQFAMDSTGIGLLVSNMITSLRPRGIGAIVGASKPGTTATLDLTDVMQNCKKLIGVVEGDSVPSTLIPALVDLYMAGKFPFDKLVKFYDLKDINQAAEDSEKGITLKPIVRMQSDDILTTSR, from the coding sequence ATGACACAAACAACCCATACTAGCTACACGGCAGCAGTGATTCGCCAAAAAGGTGGGCCATTTCAAATTGAGCAAGTCAAAACGGCTACTATACAAGATGATGAAGTGTTGGTACGTGTTGTTGCAACCGGCATGTGCCATACTGACATGATCGCCCGAGATCAAGTTTTCCCTGTTCCGCACCCAATAGTACTGGGGCATGAAGGCTCTGGCGTTGTTGAGTCTATCGGCAGTAAAGTAACAGACATCGCTATTGGCGACCATGTTGTTATGACTTTTTTAAACTGCAATAAATGTAACTCTTGCCATGAAGGTCACCCTGCTTATTGCGAAAACTTTAATCAGTATAATTTTTCTGGTCAAAGAGTTGATGGTTCTCATGCCTTAATTGCAAGCAACGATACCGAACTGAATGATCGATTCTTTGGTCAGTCATCGTTTGGTCAGTATGCTGTAGCAAATGCGCGCAACGTTATCAAAGTTCGCAAAGATGCACCACTTGAACTACTGGGACCTTTAGGCTGTGGCATTCAAACAGGTGCAGGCACCGTCATGAATGCACTCAAAGTAACAGCTGGTTCTAGCTTCGTTGCGTGGGGCGGCGGTGCCGTTGGGCTATCAGCAGTAATGGCAGCCGCAGCAATCGGTGCTACGACGATTGTCGCAGTTGATATTGTGCCTTCACGATTAGAGCTGGCGCTTAAACTGGGTGCTACCCATGTTATCAATAGCAAAGAGGAAGACGCAGTCGCTCGCGTTCAAGAAATAACCGGCGGCGGCACACAGTTTGCGATGGATTCTACGGGTATTGGTCTACTAGTCTCAAATATGATTACCTCATTACGCCCTCGCGGCATCGGAGCTATTGTTGGCGCCTCAAAGCCTGGCACAACAGCCACGTTAGATCTGACCGATGTCATGCAAAACTGCAAAAAGCTGATTGGTGTGGTTGAAGGTGACAGTGTGCCAAGCACTTTAATACCAGCGCTGGTAGATCTTTATATGGCGGGTAAATTCCCGTTCGATAAACTAGTTAAATTCTACGATCTCAAGGACATTAACCAAGCAGCAGAAGACAGTGAGAAAGGCATCACTCTTAAGCCTATCGTTAGAATGCAGTCAGATGATATTCTTACTACAAGTCGATGA
- a CDS encoding lyase family protein, with protein MKINRLINQPFVHPSISDDLSDRLFIQAMLDFELAIVSVREKNHLVPHNTHQQSKQALALDLFDIDVISAQTYLGGNAAIPFVAQAKALLPSDIKPYFHQTLTSQDVIDTAMMMMLKTAFQRINQDLIVALKACGLLIERHDTTPMSGRTLMQQALPITFGAKVSQWAVSLMAVVPNLQKIEQSGFYLQWGGPVGMSDEQNEQHDLPQQVAALLGLSVPLLPWHTNRQPIHTIASTLDACAGAMENIVEDIALMCQSELGEVSEPAIAGMGGSSSMPHKRNPVLCALIKAATLRMHGHMSVISNTTAQPFERALGQWHASWVPLTEGVALVAGAASYLKTLLQDLQVYPKRMDANLDLNSDAYLIKNLQHHFEANEDQIYPLIAQASHNAHLYHQGFVASFLPLLAAASPSLHDDPALLNVLSPLNYCGAAHRQCQVVINAIEKILSDTNLIE; from the coding sequence ATGAAAATCAATCGATTAATCAATCAGCCTTTTGTACACCCCAGTATCTCTGACGACTTATCTGACCGTCTGTTCATCCAAGCGATGCTAGATTTCGAGCTAGCCATAGTCTCGGTGCGAGAAAAAAACCACCTAGTACCGCACAATACACATCAGCAATCTAAGCAGGCATTGGCGTTGGATTTGTTTGATATCGATGTCATCAGTGCGCAAACTTATTTAGGCGGCAATGCTGCCATTCCCTTTGTGGCTCAAGCCAAAGCCTTATTACCCTCAGATATAAAGCCCTACTTTCATCAAACGCTGACCAGTCAAGATGTCATTGATACCGCGATGATGATGATGTTAAAAACTGCTTTTCAACGTATTAACCAAGATTTGATAGTAGCGCTTAAAGCTTGTGGTCTTTTGATTGAACGGCATGATACAACCCCTATGTCTGGCAGAACACTGATGCAACAAGCGTTACCCATCACTTTTGGGGCAAAAGTCTCACAGTGGGCAGTCTCCTTGATGGCAGTCGTTCCCAATTTACAGAAAATAGAGCAATCGGGGTTTTATTTGCAATGGGGCGGTCCTGTTGGCATGAGTGACGAACAAAATGAACAGCATGACTTGCCGCAGCAAGTTGCCGCATTGCTAGGCTTATCCGTACCGTTACTCCCTTGGCATACCAATAGACAGCCTATTCATACTATCGCATCTACATTAGATGCCTGTGCAGGCGCAATGGAAAATATCGTCGAAGACATTGCTCTTATGTGCCAATCTGAGCTGGGTGAAGTATCCGAGCCTGCCATTGCTGGTATGGGAGGGTCATCGTCAATGCCTCACAAACGAAACCCAGTATTATGTGCCTTAATCAAAGCAGCGACATTAAGAATGCACGGGCATATGAGCGTGATAAGCAATACAACTGCACAGCCCTTTGAGCGCGCATTAGGACAATGGCATGCCAGCTGGGTTCCTTTAACCGAAGGGGTTGCTTTGGTGGCAGGTGCTGCTTCTTATCTAAAAACACTGTTGCAGGATTTACAAGTCTACCCTAAACGCATGGATGCCAATTTGGATTTAAACAGCGATGCCTACCTCATCAAAAACTTGCAGCACCATTTTGAAGCAAATGAAGATCAAATCTATCCATTAATCGCACAGGCCAGTCATAATGCACACCTTTATCATCAAGGGTTTGTAGCAAGTTTTTTGCCACTACTAGCAGCAGCGTCACCGTCTTTGCATGATGACCCTGCTCTACTGAATGTCTTATCTCCGCTAAATTATTGCGGTGCAGCACATAGGCAATGTCAGGTAGTCATAAACGCTATTGAAAAAATACTATCAGATACGAATTTAATAGAGTAA
- a CDS encoding TRAP transporter substrate-binding protein, producing the protein MKGKFKIKGMSVLIALALGMAGCSGQADHTSAKPDTTVLRFSHFWPATSAMHVEVFEPWAKKIETESNGQLKVEIYPSATLSKPEAMYDSAAKGIIDIGSQAHGYTAGRFPLTQIAELPGLSNSATQMGCILQTLYDDGTIASEYKDTHLLFMMGAGPAAIHTVYKPIRVPADMKGQRIRRPSAIAGDIIEVTGGTPVGLPANDLYTSLQRGVIDGLSFPWQPTGDFRLLELTKAHTNIPFYNSALLVTMNKNKYDNLPDNLKKVLDDNSGKVMADLVGKITDKEDAKFRAEAQAAGHTMIDIPDPLNDPDWRGPLMKGTQKYLKDVKALGLDADGVYEKVKTVSESCNV; encoded by the coding sequence ATGAAAGGCAAATTCAAGATCAAAGGCATGTCTGTGTTAATTGCATTAGCACTAGGTATGGCAGGTTGCTCGGGTCAAGCAGATCACACAAGTGCTAAACCTGACACCACTGTGTTAAGGTTTTCACACTTTTGGCCTGCCACTTCTGCGATGCATGTTGAGGTGTTTGAACCGTGGGCCAAAAAAATTGAAACTGAATCCAATGGTCAACTGAAGGTCGAGATTTATCCGTCAGCCACATTGAGTAAACCTGAAGCCATGTATGACTCTGCTGCTAAAGGTATCATTGATATTGGCTCTCAAGCACATGGGTATACGGCTGGTCGTTTTCCGTTGACTCAAATTGCTGAGCTTCCAGGGCTTTCTAATTCTGCAACGCAAATGGGCTGCATTCTACAGACGCTTTATGATGATGGCACCATTGCCAGTGAATATAAAGACACGCATTTATTGTTTATGATGGGTGCAGGCCCTGCAGCGATTCATACAGTGTATAAACCGATTCGTGTCCCTGCTGACATGAAAGGTCAGCGTATCCGCCGTCCCTCTGCCATTGCAGGTGATATCATTGAAGTCACAGGCGGTACACCAGTCGGCCTGCCAGCAAATGATTTATACACGTCCTTACAACGCGGCGTGATCGATGGCCTCAGCTTTCCTTGGCAGCCAACCGGTGACTTTCGACTGCTAGAGTTAACCAAAGCCCATACCAACATTCCCTTTTATAATTCAGCGTTACTGGTGACGATGAACAAAAACAAATATGACAACCTTCCTGATAATCTCAAAAAAGTCTTAGATGACAATTCAGGCAAAGTCATGGCCGATTTGGTGGGTAAAATTACCGATAAAGAAGATGCCAAATTTAGAGCAGAGGCACAAGCAGCCGGGCATACGATGATTGACATCCCTGATCCGCTGAATGATCCTGACTGGAGAGGCCCTTTAATGAAAGGTACTCAAAAATATTTGAAAGATGTTAAGGCTTTGGGCTTAGATGCTGATGGTGTGTACGAAAAAGTAAAAACCGTCAGTGAGAGCTGCAATGTTTAA
- a CDS encoding IclR family transcriptional regulator C-terminal domain-containing protein: MPMKQDKKISSDSPDFVASLAGGLSVLLTFDENHSTMTLSEVAERTNMDRAKARRYLLTLHALGYVHKDKRQFKLSPKTLSLGASYLSSVHHHDIIQFYLERVTEQTGESCSFAVLDGDEIVYIARSAAQHRLLSIAIAIGTRLPVAYTSMGRIILANLPQEELEAQLSNLELSAHTPNSITDPKIFAQMLKDAKKQQYAVVDQELDSGLRSLALPVYKSNNELIGAINISTNAMRISQDVLIETFLPLLRDCAEKIQTYYI; encoded by the coding sequence ATGCCTATGAAACAAGATAAGAAAATATCTTCTGATAGTCCAGACTTCGTCGCCTCTCTTGCAGGTGGTCTGAGCGTATTGCTGACGTTTGATGAAAACCACTCGACAATGACATTGAGCGAAGTGGCTGAACGCACCAATATGGATAGAGCAAAAGCACGACGCTATCTGTTGACTTTGCATGCCCTTGGTTACGTCCATAAAGATAAGCGCCAGTTTAAATTGTCACCTAAAACGCTGAGTCTTGGCGCCAGCTACTTGAGCAGTGTGCATCATCACGACATTATTCAATTTTACTTAGAGCGTGTGACCGAACAAACAGGGGAGTCTTGTTCATTTGCCGTATTAGACGGTGATGAAATAGTTTATATTGCCCGTTCTGCTGCTCAGCATCGGTTGTTGTCTATTGCTATAGCGATTGGCACAAGGTTGCCCGTTGCTTATACGTCTATGGGGCGTATTATCCTTGCCAACTTGCCTCAAGAAGAGCTTGAGGCGCAGCTGAGTAACCTTGAGCTAAGCGCACACACACCCAACAGCATTACTGATCCTAAAATATTTGCACAAATGCTAAAAGACGCCAAAAAACAGCAATATGCGGTTGTCGATCAAGAGTTGGATTCAGGTTTGCGCTCACTGGCACTGCCTGTTTATAAATCAAACAATGAGCTGATCGGGGCGATTAATATCAGTACTAATGCCATGCGTATCTCTCAAGACGTTTTGATTGAAACGTTTTTACCACTATTACGTGACTGTGCCGAAAAAATACAAACATACTATATCTAG
- a CDS encoding helix-turn-helix domain-containing protein translates to MDIRFDFYTPSEISKILGERLKTQRLALNLTQAALADKAGTGISTVARIESGQGGTLDNVIRLAMALGMVNHFSELFDVLPTNIEDVIAKQNPRLRASNKNGE, encoded by the coding sequence ATGGATATAAGGTTTGATTTTTATACGCCAAGTGAAATCTCCAAAATTTTAGGTGAACGCTTAAAAACGCAGCGACTGGCATTAAACTTAACACAAGCGGCTCTAGCAGATAAGGCTGGTACTGGCATCAGTACGGTTGCTCGTATTGAGTCTGGTCAAGGCGGTACACTAGATAACGTGATTCGACTCGCTATGGCTCTTGGCATGGTAAATCACTTTTCTGAATTGTTTGATGTATTACCTACCAATATAGAAGATGTTATCGCTAAACAAAATCCACGCTTGCGCGCATCAAACAAAAATGGCGAATGA